One stretch of Vicinamibacterales bacterium DNA includes these proteins:
- a CDS encoding peptidylprolyl isomerase, with product MATYANVETSEGNFKIQLFDEQAPNTVANFVGLAEGSKEWRDPATGERRKTPFYDGVIFHRVINGFMIQGGDRLGQGTGGPGYNFADEFHPTLRHVKAGILSMANAGPNTNGSQFFITLGPTPHLDNRHSVFGEVVEGMDVVKKIGAVPTGRQDKPVTPVTIKTITIERS from the coding sequence TGTTCGACGAGCAGGCGCCCAACACCGTCGCCAATTTCGTCGGGCTGGCCGAGGGGAGCAAGGAGTGGCGCGACCCCGCCACCGGCGAGCGCCGCAAGACGCCGTTCTACGATGGCGTCATCTTCCATCGCGTGATCAACGGCTTCATGATCCAGGGGGGCGATCGCCTCGGACAGGGGACCGGCGGCCCCGGCTACAACTTCGCCGACGAGTTCCATCCGACCCTGCGTCACGTCAAGGCCGGCATCCTGTCGATGGCCAACGCGGGGCCGAACACCAACGGCAGCCAGTTCTTCATCACGCTCGGACCGACACCGCACCTCGACAACCGCCACTCGGTGTTCGGGGAAGTGGTCGAGGGGATGGACGTCGTGAAGAAGATCGGGGCCGTGCCGACCGGACGTCAGGACAAGCCGGTCACCCCGGTGACCATCAAGACGATCACCATCGAACGCAGCTAG
- a CDS encoding ECF-type sigma factor, translating to MQRRTSGRSAARGAGTRAAPRAAEPVASGGPRGRGGPGGPGGPPDADALLPAVYAELRRLAAHYLRGERPGQTLQPTALVHEAYLKLQKDRPERWQNRAHFCAIAAHTMRQVLVERARARDALKRGGGAPRVTFDEALPAAAEARGFELVTLDAALERLAALDADQARLVELRFFGGLSIEETAEAMHLSPATVKRRWALARAWLARELQA from the coding sequence ATGCAGAGGCGAACGAGCGGACGGAGCGCGGCGCGCGGAGCGGGCACACGGGCGGCGCCGCGAGCGGCCGAACCGGTCGCGTCCGGCGGCCCGCGCGGCCGAGGCGGGCCGGGCGGCCCGGGCGGGCCGCCGGACGCGGACGCACTGCTGCCGGCGGTCTACGCCGAGCTGCGCCGCCTCGCCGCGCACTACCTGCGCGGCGAGCGTCCGGGCCAGACCCTGCAGCCGACCGCGCTCGTGCACGAGGCGTATCTCAAGCTCCAGAAGGATCGCCCCGAGCGCTGGCAGAACCGCGCGCACTTCTGCGCGATCGCGGCGCACACCATGCGGCAGGTGCTGGTCGAGCGGGCGCGGGCGCGCGACGCGCTCAAACGCGGCGGCGGCGCGCCGCGCGTCACCTTCGACGAGGCGCTGCCGGCGGCGGCCGAGGCGCGTGGCTTCGAGCTCGTGACGCTGGACGCCGCGCTGGAGCGTCTCGCCGCGCTGGACGCCGATCAGGCGCGGCTCGTCGAACTCCGTTTCTTTGGCGGGCTGTCGATCGAGGAGACCGCCGAGGCGATGCACCTCTCCCCCGCCACCGTCAAACGACGCTGGGCGCTGGCGCGCGCCTGGCTGGCCAGGGAGCTGCAGGCCTGA